The stretch of DNA TCAGAGGTAGTGGgaatgttttacacatttatgtgaagtgaatgttaaaacctTAAAACTATTCTTATGatgtatgagtatactgataAATTGTTAAATCAAcagttactgatctggtgtagtttaagatctgacatgaatcattgcaggaaaaatattaattttaacacatcattgattaacGCACAGATTATTCCAACACTTTGGGATTTAACAAGAGATGATTGTATGACACTTAATGCAGTTATCACGTTTTCAAAAgccatttatgattcaaggaagattaactttattcagagtgcagACAGTCTCATTTTCTGCATGACTTTTGTTCCAGCCAAGATAAGGTGGCTAGGAATTATTATGTCTCCTTTGTCTGGTGACAAGGCCTTGTGTAGTgctttcttgtttggaggccaggcAGATGGGATTTAAAAACTTAATTTGTGGTCATTGGTGATGTAAATACTGGCCTTTGGGTACGCCACAACTGCATGATGATGCCTGCCTGTCAAAGACGTTCAAAGCCTTTAGGTACCTTTTTTCACAACGGTTGTAGTTTATAAAATTAAACAGTAATTATTATGATTTAATATTTAACTATGGTATTAAAGGCAGCTGGTTTGTAAGCAGATGTCTGGTAGAGAAGCATTAGTTTGAGAGGTTGTGGGAAGAATCGCTGaagtttgcacttgggtccagtgATGTACAGTAACATTTGTTTAGGGAGTATAAAGTCAAATATTTTTAGCTCCACTTCTTTTTGACGCAGCTCCGTTGCAAGTGTGATGATTGTTGGTTGCTCTCATCCCTGGTGGAAAGTGGTTGTTCTTCTACAAATCTTGTTGTGATTTATGAGACTGTAAAGGGCTCAGTGTTGCGTATTGTAAACTGTCTTTGGCATAAAGGCGTTTTGTGTTGTCTCTTCTGTCGGCTCTGCAGACGTGGATTAAAGATCGTTTCACACTTTTTCCTCCCCGTCTTGCTCAAGCTTTTTTTCCCGTTTAACTCACATTTGCAAACTTCCTTCAACATGTTTGTTTTAATTATGCCTCGTGTTAAAATCAGGGCTGTTCtgaaagaaatgagacaaacaacAAGCTAGAGTAAATATTGTGACACTTGCACTTCAGGTTATAAATTAGGATTGGTAATTATTAATTTGACAGTATCACAGATTCTCTTTCACTtttcaaggtttttttttatttgcaacCTCTAAAGCTGGTTTTAATTACAGTGCGGTTTGCAGGCCAAATGTTTCATTGATGTGTCACCACCACCGATTTCCCTGAACCCTGAAGCGCTAATTTTACCAAGGAATGCAAACTCTTTTGACTGGAGTCAGCTGACACGTGTTACGTTAATAGTTGGTGTGTGAACAGGAATCCTGACAGTTTGGAATAACCAGCAGCCTGCTGCCTATTTTTTTACCTCCACAGCCTCTCGTGGATGATGACTTGAGGTcattttttttcctctttttttcagATAAATCCAAAATATGGAGGACTCCAGCAGCAACAAGCCATATGTGGTGACGTCGTCTTTGAACTTCAAAGTCACCACGCCGTCCTTCTACAACCAGCCTAAGAAGTTTTCTTCTGTGGCACCACCAAAGCCCAAAAGCCAGACCCCACCCACCGCTCCGTCACCAACACCTCTGGGCACAGCTGTTATTGGTCGAGTGGGGGACCTGCCTCCACCACCCTCTTCTGTCTGTGATGGTAATTCCATTATTCAACCTACTTTTTTCATTCTGCATCCTCTTATACTTGTCGAGacattttaaaggtgcattaagtAGAAATTACGTAagtacatcctgtggtcaaattcgggtactgcagcccattttcaaaacGCACgactcattttctctctcctgtTCTGTGAGTTTGATTGTTGCCAGATCTGTTactgatcagcaccagaagattctagatggggTTGGGCATCGGGCAACATTTAATACCAGgacaaattttcatttttttcccaGAACCACTTTGGATTACCACGACTTGGatggctgagaaccttcaccagcatttgTTAGAAAGAAAAGTCAATATTATTTTGTTCAGTCTAGTTTTTGCGTCTGCGTTGGTACAGAGGCACACAACGCTGTTATCCGTAGTTGCTAGGGCTCTCCGACAGGTTCGCAAGGATGGACGGGGTCGAGcctacttttctaaacatccgtgaaatgggacagagaacgcaagcttgtgattggtcaggacgttcCTTCCTTTTAAATTTGCCAACAGCATCACCACTGCGCCCTAAAACAAATGGAGTGCAGCAAGCATTTTGTTTGTGGTTGAAAATGATGAGaagtgtgggtttagaggtggcgagcgcatgaagaggtggaggagaatgagggataaATGTGTCCctgttaaaaaaaaatctctgaaaaacaaaaaacacaatataataaacaatagtaaatgcactatcttggaccggatgcaTGACAGGGTACCCCAGAAAagtgctacaccctctgttgtcctggcgaagAATTGCTCTGCAATATTCCCAAGGTGACGGAGAAATCTGAAGGCAAAGCAtcttcatcagtgtgtgtgcatcTCTCTTGTGGAGCTAACACAGAAGCGTAAACTAGGCTTAATCCCTTCCTGTTCAGAAGCTGATCAGTTTATTTTTGTCATGGTGGTCTCTGGTGCAGCAGTCATGCCTTCCATCCATCCCTGTAGAGATAAACATGAGCCCGTCGTTGCACGCTTACATCCAGTGTTGTGGAGTACCGGAATACTAGTACCGCCATTACGTATTTAGAATACTAATTATGAGTAACTGTATTCCAGtacagttactatttttaaacgtggtatttagaatacagttactttTGTAATATCATTGGAATACTTGTGTACTTTTCACCCGAAAGATGAAATAAAAAAgttcaataaataaaagaaattggCGGGCAGTGTGTAcggtccattgacggctctctgcTCTCTTTCTAGTCTCTGCTGTAAGCGCGGGGTGGGATCTACGGTCTTTCTCCGCATGTTATTGGATACCAAACATCCAGATGTactcaccgctatggatgtcaAGTCAACGATGCGGTCCGCCCTACTCCGTCAAAAAAGATGCAAATACGTCCTTTTCGAAGGaaacttaagtacctccatcCACCTccccttgactcaaagaaaaccccaagtcaaaaatagtccaaagttgatgccaaagccatttcaaacgatcCACCGCTATCTTTATATCAGTAACATCCCGTCCacaaacagagtgctgtgattggcccaccaaaccaaaacaACGCTGTGATTGAACCACAACGGAGCAGCGGCCACCTTGGTTATCTAACTTGCAGGTACATCCCGCTCATTTGGCACACAgagtgctatgattggcccatcaaacgtatagagcgctgtgattggactgctTTGGATGTCTGTCAATGAGGCAGTCCGCCATTCCATCTTGGAAAAACTACTAaacacataaaataataaaaataatacatagttttttctaaataaatgagctgtgattggccagtcccaATTCTTTTGAAGCGTTTACTCTAGATTACATTTTCTTACAGACAGCAATGCTGTGCAATGTTCAAGCACTTtctcacagaaacagaaatatgTTTTCTATTGACTGTTTGATAAATAAAGTAGCAAAAAtaattttatctttttatttttttcccagtCGGTACATGACATTTAGCATTAATATGCCCTGCTTTCCTGCGGGAGTAGCTGTCAACACATATTGTGACATTTAATAGACCTAAATGCTGTTTTTATGGGAAAGTATTCTAAGTATTCTGAATACAGTACCAAGATTAAACAAAGTAACCGAATACATTACAGAATACATTTATACAGAATACatttacatacatacattatACAGAATACATTTAGAATACAagtattctgtaactaaatacatttacaaagtATTCTCCCCAACGCTGCTTACATCGTCTGTAACCGCTGCCATGGCATTACATCACAGAAGGTTCTGCTAGCAGCCAGGGAAGTTCCTACAAAAGAAACCATCTTTTataaagtgcctctcaagataaaaatcatgaacacaagaacaaaaattcAAAAATAATTAAGCTGCTCCTCTGATGTGGGGACAAAGGTGGCGAGGTCTTCTTAGTCATAATCTCTTAATCTCATTCCTGATGGTAAAAGCGATCAGTGGAAATATCCGATCTTGAATAAAAACTAATCTTTTGTTTTGGGATTGTTAACAAATTCCTCATTTCTTCATCAGAATTCCCTCCTCCGCCGCCGCCTCCAATGGACGATGATTTGCCAGCCCCTCCTCCCGTATGCCACCTCCTACCCTCTGATGCCCCCCCTTCGTTCCCCGCTCCACCTCCGGTAGCAGATGACCTGCCCCTGCCTGCTCCCCCTGAGGAGAGTGCCTGTCCTCCCATCTGtccccctccaccaccacctccacctcTCCCATCCTCCAGTTTTCCTACTGCTGCTGGTGCCCCACAGGTGAGTTACAGTGCTTCTGATGGATTTCTTTTTTTGGGGGTGTGGGGGAGGGGGGGTTGCTTCATGTGTCTGTATTTATATGTAATCCCATCAGTTTAGACCATTTTTCTGCACTTTATCATTTGATGAAGTTAAATTGACTAATTTTGAGCTTCTAACGTATTATTGTAGAGGTTTGCCACTTTTAGATATGATttggtaaaataaataataaatgtaaATCATGAATATTGAGGCCTTTTTGGATCACAAATCATTCACTATTCAGAGGTCAGTGATGCAATTAGAAATCGACTGATCAGGTTTTCAATGGCCGACGTGTGCTGTGGATTATTTGGGCTGATTTTCACGGCCGATATTCAGGTTTTGTCCCACACATCAGCTCATtagaatgtcactaataacagtaGATGTGGAACGGTTCTGAACCAACTCACTGGACCAGCTGTGGGCAgaagcggctccagaaatgtttttctgcaggtgctatgaaggagccagtctttttattgagggtgctatgaaggagtggTCATGTGCACCTATTGTTCTCtagaacaccttcaacactagcagatatacatgcgtgcacaaaacctcaacaacacctgaaacaatcattaatatacatcataaacatgaacaatcgctgacttttccatgaaatcataaacacatacagccacacagaaaaccatctatagtattgcaaggttagctaacgttagtgttagcatttccagaggcaaatccctcgactgctgcggcggttgagggttgactctcttcatccagatccgtaggtttttgtgggtctgagatcacttccaaagattcattcgtttctgactgaacccgtggaaatgtgggcaacaaaaaccgatccattttaccactagccctacctttcactcgtttgcaggtggaaaatgaggtcaaaggttaacaacaatttcctgttttggtttaagtttttactatctatatgataatttactgattatttttgtttttatgttaaatattaccacatccacacgttaaagggactttacggagttttgaatttttatgcccgcgattgcccctcaggccaaaagcgtaacggcggcttcaatagtaggctcgtgcacgaggcaagcatgctgtacgtgcacactccttaatgaaaatagcagctgagacagtcagctctgtgtgtgggtgtgggtgtggttgggtggcccggaggacagaggacaggagaacgtgcagctaattaaaaaaaataatttggttctgtagctttctcttcagcacagctgacaaaggtttatgatgggtcagtcctcctgcatgctcagatcattcccttcccttgcttgaaaaattgttccaaaatgaaagttgaacccacatcttttttacctgtgaattcaatgccgttcggcgagtctcaaataaaaatttgggcatcttactgtaaaaaaatataccattaatgtaaaaaagaaactctaaataaactatgtttacaTCTAGAATTGAACCTAGGACTTCTGCACAGGAGTCTGTCGtcttactagatgagctaaagcgccagtaacGGCTttcgtatctgtaatatttatatccttgatgacagctgaaacaacgttcaaagaacggttcggagcaaaaatggctattttgttgctaatttgcaggaaatatctagaagaaagttctacagaaactaGCTAAGGgttctcagaaatgtagctagctttgtcactaggcgttaggaacagcgacaaagtggcactgcctctctctctgctgctaaagctacggatagcaaatgctacgggctatgcctgagcgtgaacgagcatgaagcagcctgctcgacccgagcatctctctttttctgtgattttacagaaaaacaggcaatcacagtaaaaatgccagggctcattctacaggacaagggcattgcaggagaatgtatgaagaagaaatttattatttctatacatgttttagctgtcaaacttccataatgcccctttaaattaaaatttaattgtaaaaaaaaaaaaaagaaatcaaatttttacttgggggtgcaatgactaatccaggagtagctataacgccccctggcgccgccactggcTGTGGGGAGTGCTTTTGCTGCCGTTTTGCATCAGAAATGCTCCGATGGGAAGGGAGCTTACTGAGCTaccgggcagcagtagctcaaaaggttgagcgggttgtctagtaattggaaggttgcgggttcgatcccggctccagccttgggcaagacacttaacccaccttgcctgctggtggtggtcggagggaccggtggcgcctcgcctctgtcagtgcgccccagggcagctgtggctacatcatagcttatcagtgtgtgaatgtgtgtgtgaatggatgaatgatacactgtagtgtaaagcgctttggagtccttactctgagaggcgctatacaagtgcgggtcatttatcatttatcataaaaCGCAACTTTTACGCGCCGCTTATGCTTGCAGTGGAAATCCAGGGTTACGCAGCTCACTCTCTGGGAAGAGGAACCGTTTTTGACACACCGCTCTCATGCAGCCATTACTGATGTGTTTAAGGTGTTCGCTATATAATGCATTCATGCTTATTACACACGGGTAGAACACGAGTTTCTGTCATGTGCTCCTCATTAATGGTCCAGCCGCAACACTTCCTTTCTTCTGAGTTccaccttgttttgtttttatttattattcatgaCTTAATGCATCTGAGCTCTATAGAAGTggctttatttgtgtttttgagtCTACTTCATGAGTTGTTTTCCTGTCTTTGTTTACTAGAGATCAATGGAGAAGCAGACGAGCTTCGATAAACAGCTGGATTCTCTGACTGACTTGTTATCTGAGATGGAAACCAGAGGACCTTTTAATCCCAAGGTGTGCTGCACAAAACGACTATCAGGTTTAATGTTTTTACAAAGCTTCAGAGTAGAGCAGAAAGGAGAAATGGCAACAAACAAGGCATGGATGATCGGTGGAAGCGGGCTGGAGAGCAGCCAGGTAGTTTCATAAGTCACTCATCTGTTTAGGGCGAGAGGTCAATGAGAAGTGAAGTGCACAGCAGATGGAAAGAGAGAACGGAACAAGTCAGGTTGGTGATTCATACTGTGAAGAGCAACACATGCAGAAAGGGAGAGGGATGCACGCTGAAGCAAGCGGAGAGCACGAGAGTGTGATCAGGCCTGAGTGTGCTGCCAGAGACGCAGTGAAAGAACCATAAATGGAGCGTTTTATCTGACTGGGAGGTGCTGAATCAGAGCAGAATGCCGCCGGCTCAAAACTGCTAAATAAATGTCAGAAAAACGAAGCGCTTCTGATGAGCTCCGGCGGCGGAGCACTTCCGGTTTTTACTGAATCAGTGTGGCCCGTTTAAGATAATGAAAGGGTCTGCTTGCAGCGTTTTGACTTTGAAGTTTGGTTCTGGTAAATGAAAGGTTTGCTACAGTATTCCCCCACTGAATGAGGGTGTACCCTGGTTGAAAGCCTGCTATTGTTCATCCACAGTTACCGAGCCAGTCTGCATCAGCACCAGCGCCCAAGCCTCCGGGCCCTCCTCGCACGGCGCCCAAACCGGCCGTCTCTTTCCTACCGCCTCCTGAGATGGGAGACCGCCCCCCTCCGGCGCCCTGGGCAGAGGAACTCAGAGCCAGAACAAACCGACAACCCAACAACTCTGCTCCGATCTCAAACCCCCCCGCCGTGTCCCCCAAGTCCGGCTTTGGCGGGAGGCCAACCACATCATCTGCCTCTTTGGCACAAAAAATCAACCAGAACCTGAACCAAACAGCCACCCCAACGGTGGCGGCGCCAAAACCTTCCCCTCCAACAGCCACCAGCTCATTCCCTCCACCTCCTGCAGCTCCTCCGGCTCAACCAAACAAAGTGGCTGCTCCACCCGCTCCTAATCACATCAAGAATTCGCCTTTTGGGAGTCAAGTGAACGCAAACCAAAAACCTTCTGCTGCCGTGTCTCCTCCTCAACCCAAGATGACGGTGTCCCCACCCTCCTCCTTTACTCGGCCAATGAAAACCAGCCCTGCGTCGACGGTACTTTCCAGCTTTTTAATCGGCGTGTGTCACAGAAAGACATGGGATGTACAGAAATTAGGTTTGCAAGCGAAAGACTCGTCACTAATTAGTTTTCCTGTGTTGTTGCAAGCAGCCATCACCTCCCGGCCCAGTTCCTATTCCCGGTGGAGGTGTTCCTCTAAACATGAGGGAGGTGGAGGAGCTGGAGAGAATGACCAATGATTTCATCAAAAACATGGACAAACAAGCACCTGTCATCACCTCCCCTCCAACAGGTaaaacctgcacacacacacacacacatcagacgtCACACGTGTGCTGATTAGAGTACCGTGTGAATGCAGAAGGCTTTGATTCTCTTCGGTTTGCTCATGATGCTGGAGTTTTGAACTTTCataaacacatttctccaattctgaaatctctccactggttgcccgtgcagttcaggataaacttcaaaattatgcttctcacttacaaatccttgaaccatcaagctcctccatatctgtgtgaacttgtccattactacaacccgccgcgtgctctcaggtctgaagataagctcctcctagctgttcccaatgcacgtttaaaaagccgtggagagagggctttctctgtctgtgcaccgaagctgtggaacgcattaccactgctagtgaggctagcaccaacagctagcatttttaaatcacgcctgaaaactcactacttcaacctagcttatacaacataattatgaacctcactgacatctgcactgtttataaactgactccacaattatcgacttccgtattattgaggttctttgtaaaatgtttttttcttcctatttttacttcaccctgtgtcttaatgatttttagctgttatttttgggaattttgttgtatttcctttttatcttttatctgtgtttgacatgtttatataacgcctgtttaattaaccaacatttttagtgtacagcgccttgtttggttgtaatgccttgtgaatgcgctttataaataaaattggattggattggattggatagtgAAACAAAttataaatagcctgtatttgatatagccccttctagagtcctggaaccccccaaggcactttacaacaaaatcagtccattcacccactggtggggatgagctacgatgtagccacagctgccctggggcgcactgacagaggcgaggctgccgagcactggcgccaccggtccctccgaccaccaccagcaggcaacgtgggttaagtgccttgcccaaggacacaacaacagcgacagactgagcggggcttgaacttgcaaccttccgattacggggcgagcacttaactcctgtgccaccgtcgcccgcaAATAATTAAAATAGAAGCGCCCCTTCCACAAAAATACAACGTTGGCGTCTTGGCGACCCCAGAGAAGACCTCCCATAAATCACAttcatgttcaattcaattcaaaaatactttattaatcccagagggaaattgattgctgtagtatctcagaataataataataatcaagtcatcaaagagttgttgtatattacaatggctgttggcaggaaggatctccagtagcggtcagtgttgcagccaaactgaagaagcctctgactgaagacactcttccgttgtcggacagtcttgtgaagagaatgctcagggttgtccatcattttcttgattctctggagaatccttctttgcattatctcctccagcggttccgaaactgccgaaactctggctgagtccttgaaagggcttggtgttcctccatcttgttggccagtgatgtcacattgcccattatgatcgatggaagagatggtttgaatttcctctttctctgtgtccgttttgctcccgctctgcacccacgtttcttgcgttttagctcatttgggatttgtggcttcagctgaggtattatttcagcctttccaatgttaatcagctgctcccgattgtaaaccagcttgttgccatggttacgcaccatagcaaatgctcaaaaagtgaacaaagcttaaaaaaaattgcagtaaaaatcctccaagcttcacagcaccagtaacagaaaagtaaagtgtccaaaaaatacagtttttcttgagaaactagaagaaaaaatgcccaagaaaaggcaaaacttacatatcgtcaacagagctactccaacatgcagccacccagagcagcgcagttccggaaaaaaaacCACACAAACCATTATTCATTTCTAATCCAGACAT from Nothobranchius furzeri strain GRZ-AD chromosome 5, NfurGRZ-RIMD1, whole genome shotgun sequence encodes:
- the zyx gene encoding zyxin isoform X1 encodes the protein MEDSSSNKPYVVTSSLNFKVTTPSFYNQPKKFSSVAPPKPKSQTPPTAPSPTPLGTAVIGRVGDLPPPPSSVCDEFPPPPPPPMDDDLPAPPPVCHLLPSDAPPSFPAPPPVADDLPLPAPPEESACPPICPPPPPPPPLPSSSFPTAAGAPQRSMEKQTSFDKQLDSLTDLLSEMETRGPFNPKLPSQSASAPAPKPPGPPRTAPKPAVSFLPPPEMGDRPPPAPWAEELRARTNRQPNNSAPISNPPAVSPKSGFGGRPTTSSASLAQKINQNLNQTATPTVAAPKPSPPTATSSFPPPPAAPPAQPNKVAAPPAPNHIKNSPFGSQVNANQKPSAAVSPPQPKMTVSPPSSFTRPMKTSPASTQPSPPGPVPIPGGGVPLNMREVEELERMTNDFIKNMDKQAPVITSPPTEVCGKCGEALSRSQPAVKAMDKLFHSNCFCCMSCHRPLQGMQFYDRDGSPQCEDCYTSSLAVCSRCGERITDRVLKAVGQCFHAHCFRCSTCSCVLEGAPFITDDNNNPYCVQDYHRRFSPLCMSCNEPIVPSPGSEETVRVVALDKNFHLKCYRCEDCARPLSIEADENGCYPLDGRILCMKCHTKRAKQAAQ
- the zyx gene encoding zyxin isoform X2, producing the protein MEDSSSNKPYVVTSSLNFKVTTPSFYNQPKKFSSVAPPKPKSQTPPTAPSPTPLGTAVIGRVGDLPPPPSSVCDEFPPPPPPPMDDDLPAPPPVCHLLPSDAPPSFPAPPPVADDLPLPAPPEESACPPICPPPPPPPPLPSSSFPTAAGAPQRSMEKQTSFDKQLDSLTDLLSEMETRGPFNPKLPSQSASAPAPKPPGPPRTAPKPAVSFLPPPEMGDRPPPAPWAEELRARTNRQPNNSAPISNPPAVSPKSGFGGRPTTSSASLAQKINQNLNQTATPTVAAPKPSPPTATSSFPPPPAAPPAQPNKVAAPPAPNHIKNSPFGSQVNANQKPSAAVSPPQPKMTVSPPSSFTRPMKTSPASTPSPPGPVPIPGGGVPLNMREVEELERMTNDFIKNMDKQAPVITSPPTEVCGKCGEALSRSQPAVKAMDKLFHSNCFCCMSCHRPLQGMQFYDRDGSPQCEDCYTSSLAVCSRCGERITDRVLKAVGQCFHAHCFRCSTCSCVLEGAPFITDDNNNPYCVQDYHRRFSPLCMSCNEPIVPSPGSEETVRVVALDKNFHLKCYRCEDCARPLSIEADENGCYPLDGRILCMKCHTKRAKQAAQ